In a single window of the Pelodiscus sinensis isolate JC-2024 chromosome 18, ASM4963464v1, whole genome shotgun sequence genome:
- the MYH7B gene encoding myosin-7B yields MGISDIALPTLTLTDTIKRGFAAGLQPFSPIAKCSQVFGVFLCCCPASTMSMRDMTEFGEAADYLRKSYTEQLKLQTIPFDGKKRAWIPDDKEAYIEVEIKESSGGKVTVETKNKDIRVVKEDDIQQVNPPKFDMIEDMAMLTHLNEASVLYNLKRRYAHWMIYTYSGLFCVTINPYKWLPVYTAPVVAAYKGKRRSESPPHIYSIADNAYNDMLRNRENQSMLITGESGAGKTVNTKRVIQYFAIVAALGDTPGKKGQAPATKTGGTLEDQIIEANPAMEAFGNAKTLRNDNSSRFGKFIRIHFGPSGKLASADIDIYLLEKSRVIFQQPGERSYHIYYQILSGKKPELQDMLLLSLNPYDYHFCSQGVTTVDNLDDGEELMATDHAMDILGFSNEEKYGCYKIVGAIMHFGNMKFKQKQREEQAEAENTESADKAAYLMGISSADLIKGLLHPRVKVGNEYVTKGQNVEQVVYAVGALAKATYDRMFKWLVLRINKTLDTKLARQFFIGVLDIAGFEIFEFNSFEQLCINFTNEKLQQFFNHHMFVLEQEEYKKEGIEWTFIDFGLDLQACIDLIEKPLGILSILEEECMFPKASDMSFKAKLYDNHIGKSPNFQKPRPDKKRKYETHFELVHYAGVVPYNIVGWLDKNKDPLNETVVGVFQKSQNKLLGSLYENYVSSSSDEPPKAGVKEKRKKAASFQTVSQLHKENLNKLMTNLRATQPHFVRCIIPNETKTPGAMDAFMVLHQLRCNGVLEGIRICRKGFPNRILYADFKQRYRILNPLAIPDDKYVDSRKATEKLLTSLELDHSQYKFGHTKVFFKAGLLGLLEEMRDERLAKILTMLQARIRGRLMRIEYQKIISRREALYTIQWNIRAFNAVKNWSWMKLFFKIKPLLRSAQTEKEMATLKEEFLKLKEALEKSEAKRKELEEKQITMIQEKNDLSLQLQAEQDNLADAEERCDLLIKAKIQLEAKVKELTERLDDEEEMNADLTSKKRKLEDECAELKKDIDDLEITLAKVEKEKHATENKVKNLIEEMAALDEIIAKLTKEKKALQEAHQQALDDLQAEEDKVNTLTKAKVKLEQQVDDLESSLEQEKKIRMDLERAKRKLEGDLKLTQESVMDLENDKQQLEEKLKKKEFETSQLNSRIEDEQVLGAQLQKKIKELQARIEELEEELEAERAARAKVEKQRAEVARELEELSERLEEAGGATAVQLEMNKKREAEFLKLRRDLEEATLHHESTAAALRKKHADTVAELGEQIDNLQRVKQKLEKEKSEMKMEVDDLSSNVEYLTKNKANAEKLCRTYEDQLSEAKSKVDELQRQLAEVNTQRGRLQTENGELSRLLEEKESFINQLSRGKTSFTQTIEELKRQLEEETKSKNALAHALQASRHDCDLLREQYEEEAEAKGELQRTLSKANAEVAQWRTKYETDAIQRTEELEEAKKKLAIRLQEAEEAVEAAHAKCSSLEKTKHRLQTEIEDLSIDLERANSAAAALDKKQRNFDRILAEWKQKYEETQAELESSQKESRSLSTELFKLRNAYEESLDNLETLKRENKNLQEEIADLTDQISLSSKTIHELEKVKKALESEKSDIQAALEEAEGALEHEESKTLRIQLELSQIKADVERKLAEKDEEFENLRRNHQRAMDSMQATLDAEAKARNEAVRLRKKMEGDLNEMEIQLSHANRQAAESQKLVRQLQAQIKDLQIELDDTLRHNDDLKEQAAALERRNNLLLAEVEELRAALEQAERGRKLAEQELLEATERVNLLHSQNTGLINHKKKMESDVAQLSSEVEEAVQECRNAEEKAKKAITDAAMMAEELKKEQDTSAHLERMKKNMEQTIKDLQMRLDEAEQIALKGGKKQIQKLEARVRELEGELDVEQKKMAELQKGIRKYERRVKELTYQTEEDRKNLARMQDLIDKLQNKVKSYKRQFEEAEQQANSNLVKYRKVQHELDDAEERADIAETQVNKLRVRTRDVITSKHEE; encoded by the exons ATTCGGGTGGTCAAGGAAGACGACATCCAGCAGGTGAACCCCCCCAAGTTCGATATGATTGAGGACATGGCCATGCTCACGCACCTCAACGAGGCCTCGGTGCTGTACAACCTGAAGCGCCGCTACGCCCACTGGATGATCTAT ACCTATTCAGGCCTGTTCTGCGTCACCATAAACCCCTACAAGTGGCTGCCAGTCTACACCGCGCCCGTGGTGGCAGCCTACAAGGGCAAGCGGAGGTCGGAGTCCCCGCCCCACATCTACTCCATCGCGGACAATGCCTACAACGACATGCTGCGCA ATCGCGAGAACCAGTCGATGCTCATCAC CGGAGAATCTGGTGCTGGTAAGACTGTAAACACCAAGCGAGTCATTCAGTACTTTGCCATTGTAGCGGCCTTGGGCGACACGCCGGGCAAGAAAGGA CAAGCTCCTGCCACTAAAACTGGG GGTACCCTCGAGGATCAAATCATCGAGGCAAACCCGGCGATGGAAGCCTTCGGCAACGCCAAAACCCTGCGCAACGACAACTCCTCGCGCTTT gGCAAGTTCATCCGCATCCACTTTGGCCCGTCCGGGAAACTGGCCTCAGCCGACATCGATATCT ACTTGCTGGAAAAGTCCAGAGTGATCTTCCAGCAGCCCGGCGAGAGGAGCTACCACATCTACTACCAGATCCTGTCGGGGAAGAAACCCGAGCTCCAGG ACATGCTGCTGCTCTCGCTCAACCCCTACGACTACCACTTCTGCTCACAAGGCGTCACCACGGTGGACAACCTGGACGACGGCGAGGAGCTCATGGCCACAGAC CATGCCATGGACATCCTGGGCTTCAGCAACGAGGAGAAGTACGGCTGCTATAAGATAGTGGGCGCCATCATGCACTTCGGGAACATGAAGTTCAAGCAGAAGCAGCGGGAGGAGCAGGCGGAGGCCGAGAACACGGAAA GTGCCGACAAGGCCGCCTACCTCATGGGGATCAGCTCAGCTGACCTCATCAAGGGGCTGCTCCACCCCCGCGTGAAAGTCGGGAACGAGTACGTGACCAAAGGCCAGAACGTGGAGCAG GTGGTCTATGCCGTCGGGGCCTTGGCCAAAGCCACCTACGACCGCATGTTCAAGTGGCTGGTGCTTCGGATCAACAAAACCCTGGACACCAAGCTGGCCAGGCAGTTCTTCATCGGCGTGCTGGACATCGCGGGCTTCGAGATCTTTGAG TTTAACAGCTTCGAGCAGCTCTGCATCAACTTCACCAACGAGAAGCTGCAGCAGTTCTTCAACCACCACATGTTcgtgctggagcaggaggagtacAAGAAGGAGGGGATCGAGTGGACCTTCATCGACTTCGGCCTGGACCTGCAGGCCTGCATCGACCTCATCGAGAAG CCGCTGGGGATCCTCTCcatcctggaggaggagtgcatgtTCCCGAAGGCCTCCGACATGTCCTTCAAGGCCAAGCTGTACGACAACCACATCGGCAAGTCGCCCAACTTCCAGAAGCCGCGGCCGGACAAGAAGCGCAAATACGAGACGCACTTCGAGCTGGTGCACTACGCCGGCGTG GTGCCCTACAACATCGTGGGCTGGCTGGATAAGAACAAAGACCCCCTGAACGAGACCGTGGTGGGCGTCTTCCAGAAGTCGCAGAACAAGCTCCTGGGCAGCCTGTACGAGAACTACGTGAGCTCCTCCTCTG ACGAGCCGCCGAAGGCCGGGGTCAAGGAGAAGCGCAAGAAGGCAGCTTCCTTCCAGACTGTGTCCCAGCTCCACAAG GAGAACCTCAACAAGCTGATGACCAACCTGCGTGCCACCCAGCCTCACTTCGTCCGCTGCATCATCCCCAACGAGACCAAGACCCCAG GCGCCATGGACGCCTTTATGGTGCTGCACCAGCTGCGCTGCAACGGCGTGCTGGAGGGCATCCGCATCTGCCGCAAAGGCTTCCCCAACCGGATCCTCTACGCCGACTTCAAGCAGCG CTATCGGATCCTGAACCCCTTGGCCATTCCCGACGACAAGTACGTGGACAGCAGGAAGGCCACGGAGAAGCTGCTGACTTCCCTGGAACTGGACCACTCCCAGTACAAGTTTGGCCACACCAag GTCTTCTTCAaagctggcctgctgggcctcctgGAGGAGATGCGGGACGAGCGCCTGGCCAAGATCCTGACCATGCTGCAGGCCAGAATCCGGGGGCGGCTGATGCGCATTGAGTATCAGAAGATCATCAGCCGGAG GGAAGCGCTCTACACCATCCAGTGGAACATCCGCGCCTTCAACGCCGTCAAGAACTGGTCCTGGATGAAGCTTTTCTTCAAGATCAAGCCGCTGCTCCGGTCGGCTCAGACGGAGAAGGAGATGGCCACCTTGAAGGAGGAGTTCCTGAAGCTGAAGGAAGCTCTGGAGAAGTCCGAGGCGAAGAGGAAGGAGCTTGAAGAGAAGCAAATTACCATGATCCAGGAGAAGAACGACCTGTCGCTCCAGCTCCAAGCG GAACAGGACAACCTGGCCGATGCCGAAGAGCGCTGCGACCTGCTGATCAAAGCCAAGATCCAGCTGGaggccaaggtgaaggagctgacGGAGCGCCTGGACGACGAGGAGGAGATGAACGCGGACCTGACCTCCAAGAAGCGCAAGCTGGAGGACGAGTGTGCCGAGCTGAAGAAGGACATTGACGACCTAGAGATCACGCTGGCCAAGGTGGAGAAGGAGAAGCACGCCACAGAGAACAAG GTGAAAAACCTGATTGAAGAGATGGCGGCGCTGGACGAGATCATCGCCAAGCTGACGAAGGAGAAGAAGGCCCTGCAGGAGGCGCATCAGCAGGCCCTGGACGACCTGCAGGCTGAGGAGGACAAAGTCAACACACTGACCAAGGCCAAAGTCAAACTGGAGCAGCAAGTGGATGAT CTGGAAAGCTCCCTGGAGCAGGAGAAGAAGATCCGCATGGACCTGGAGCGGGCGAAGCGCAAGCTGGAAGGAGATCTGAAGCTGACGCAGGAGTCTGTCATGGATCTGGAGAACGACAAGCAGCAACTGGAGGAGAAACTCAAAAA gaaggagttTGAGACGAGCCAGCTGAATTCCAGGATTGAAGATGAGCAAGTTCTTGGGGCCCAGCTGCAGAAGAAGATCAAGGAGCTGCag GCCCGCAttgaggagctggaggaggagctggaggcagagcggGCGGCCAGGGCCAAGGTGGAGAAGCAGCGCGCGGAGGTGGCGCGGGAGCTGGAGGAGCTGAGCGAgcggctggaggaggcgggcggcgccACGGCCGTCCAGCTGGAGATGAACAAGAAGCGGGAGGCGGAGTTCCTGAAGCTGCGCAGGGACCTGGAGGAGGCCACGCTGCATCACGAGTCGACGGCCGCGGCCCTGCGCAAGAAGCACGCCGACACGGTGGCCGAGCTGGGCGAGCAGATCGACAACCTGCAGCGGGTCAagcagaagctggagaaggagaAGAGCGAGATGAAGATGGAGGTGGACGACCTGTCCTCCAACGTCGAGTATCTCACCAAGAACAAG GCCAACGCGGAGAAGCTGTGCCGCACCTACGAGGACCAGCTGAGCGAGGCCAAGTCCAAAGTGGATGAGCTGCAGCGCCAGCTGGCCGAAGTGAACACCCAGCGCGGCCGGCTGCAGACCGAGAACG GGGAGCTGAgccggctgctggaggagaaggagtcCTTCATAAACCAGCTGAGCCGCGGCAAGACCTCCTTCACCCAGACCATCGAGGAGCTCAAGAGGCAGCTGGAAGAAGAgaccaag TCCAAGAACGCCCTGGCCCACGCGCTGCAGGCCTCCCGCCACGACTGCGACCTGCTGCGGGAGCAGTACGAGGAGGAGGCGGAGGCCAAGGGCGAGCTGCAGCGCACCCTGTCCAAGGCCAACGCCGAGGTGGCCCAGTGGAGAACCAAGTACGAGACGGACGCCATCCAGCGGACAGAGGAGCTGGAGGAAGCCAA GAAGAAGCTGGCCATCCGGctgcaggaggcggaggaggcgGTGGAGGCCGCACACGCCAAGTGCTCCTCCCTGGAGAAGACCAAGCACCGGCTGCAGACGGAGATCGAGGACTTGTCCATCGACCTGGAGCGAGCCAACTCCGCGGCCGCCGCGCTGGACAAGAAGCAGCGCAACTTCGACCGGATCCTGGCCGAGTGGAAGCAGAAGTACGAGGAGACCCAGGCCGAGCTGGAGTCCTCGCAGAAGGAGTCGCGCAGCCTGAGCACGGAGCTCTTCAAACTCAGGAACGCCTACGAGGAGTCCCTGGACAACCTGGAAACCCTCAAGCGCGAGAACAAGAACCTCCAAG AGGAGATCGCCGACCTGACCGACCAGATCAGCCTGAGCAGCAAGACCATCCACGAGCTGGAGAAGGTGAAGAAGGCCCTGGAAAGCGAGAAGAGCGACATCCAGGCCGCGCTGGAGGAGGCCGAG GGGGCCCTGGAGCACGAGGAGAGCAAGACCCTGCGCATCCAGCTGGAGCTGTCCCAGATCAAGGCGGACGTGGAGAGGAAGCTGGCGGAGAAGGACGAGGAGTTTGAGAACCTCag GCGCAACCACCAGCGCGCCATGGACTCCATGCAGGCCACGCTGGACGCCGAGGCCAAGGCCCGCAACGAGGCCGTCCGGCTGCGCAAGAAGATGGAGGGCGACCTCAACGAGATGGAGATCCAGCTGAGCCACGCCAACCGCCAGGCCGCCGAGTCCCAGAAACTGGTGCGGCAGCTGCAGGCCCAGATCAAG gacttGCAGATCGAGCTGGACGACACCTTGCGCCACAACGACGACCTGAAGGAGCAGGCGGCCGCCCTGGAGCGGCGCAACAACCTGCTGCTGGCCGAGGTGGAGGAGCTGCGGGCGGCGCTGGAGCAGGCCGAGCGGGGCCGCAAGCTGGCcgagcaggagctgctggaggccacCGAGAGAGTCAACCTGCTGCACTCCCAG AACACGGGCCTGATTAACCACAAGAAGAAGATGGAGTCGGACGTCGCCCAGCTGAGCTCGGAGGTGGAGGAGGCCGTGCAGGAGTGTCGCAACGCCGAGGAGAAGGCCAAGAAAGCCATCACTGAC GCGGCCATGATGGCGGAGGAGCTGAAGAAGGAGCAGGACACCAGCGCGCACCTGGAGCGCATGAAGAAGAACATGGAGCAGACCATCAAGGACCTGCAGATGCGCCTGGACGAGGCCGAGCAGATCGCACTCAAGGGGGGCAAGAAGCAGATCCAGAAGCTGGAGGCCAgg GTGCGCGAGCTGGAGGGGGAGCTGGACGTGGAGCAGAAGAAGATGGCTGAGCTCCAGAAAGGCATCCGCAAGTACGAGAGGAGGGTCAAGGAGCTGACCTACCAG ACGGAGGAGGACAGGAAGAACCTGGCGCGGATGCAGGACCTGATTGACAAACTGCAGAACAAGGTCAAGAGCTACAAGCGCCAGTTCGAGGAGGCG GAGCAGCAGGCCAACTCCAACCTGGTGAAGTACCGCAAGGTGCAGCACGAGCTGGACGACGCCGAGGAGCGAGCCGACATCGCCGAGACCCAGGTCAACAAGCTGCGCGTCCGCACCAGGGACGTCATCACCTCCAAG CACGAGGAGTAG